A section of the Chryseobacterium scophthalmum genome encodes:
- a CDS encoding K(+)-transporting ATPase subunit C: MKTHILPAIKLTALCIILLAIIYPVSIWAIAQLSPNRGKGDLITHNNKTYYANIAQSFTSDKYFWSRPSSVDYNAAGSGGSNKGPSNEEYLKQVQARVDTFMMKNPGIAKSEIPADIVTASGSGLDPNISVQAAKIQAKRIAKSRNLYEREINNLIAEHTEKPLIGLFGPEKINVLELNIALDQLSGK; this comes from the coding sequence ATGAAAACACATATTTTACCAGCAATAAAACTGACTGCTTTGTGCATCATCCTTCTTGCAATTATTTATCCAGTTTCTATTTGGGCAATTGCTCAGCTTTCACCTAATCGTGGAAAAGGAGATTTGATTACTCATAATAACAAAACCTATTATGCGAATATCGCACAGTCTTTTACCAGTGATAAATATTTTTGGTCAAGACCTTCTTCGGTAGATTATAATGCTGCAGGTTCGGGAGGAAGCAACAAAGGTCCATCAAATGAAGAATATTTAAAACAAGTTCAGGCTCGTGTCGATACCTTTATGATGAAAAATCCGGGAATTGCAAAGTCCGAAATTCCGGCAGATATTGTAACGGCAAGTGGAAGTGGACTTGATCCTAATATTTCTGTACAAGCTGCAAAAATTCAGGCTAAAAGAATTGCTAAAAGCAGAAATCTGTATGAAAGAGAAATCAATAACCTCATCGCTGAACATACAGAAAAACCATTGATTGGACTATTTGGTCCTGAAAAAATCAATGTTCTTGAATTGAATATCGCATTAGATCAATTAAGCGGAAAATAA
- a CDS encoding YncE family protein, with the protein MKNLIFGLPVALLATLFTSCSSDDYHYSDSPKIYEEKVVVANRGAGSVSFIDATSNQVSTLAIAGSEPMYVVYVPTKDKIFVGDRAGKKVHIINPQTKAVESSITVGNGVFHMWADGMGKQLWVSNDIDNTISVVDLNTNTVVKTINVGMKPHDVFLSKDATKAYVSVFNADAAMPDKVYMYSTSDYSKTGEANVGKDPHLYHLPNTNKLFVACQSGQVYALNGSNLSVISNNAFTGAHGIFPSPDQNTVFVTNITGQQLYSINAATGMQNGMSLMALSTTPHNIVVNEDGNKMFVTHSGGAATAVSTYTINGTSLTAGTTITAGTNPFGLAYYKREVK; encoded by the coding sequence ATGAAAAATTTAATTTTCGGTCTACCGGTAGCTTTGTTGGCTACTTTATTTACAAGCTGCAGCAGTGATGATTATCACTACAGTGATTCTCCTAAAATTTACGAAGAAAAAGTAGTTGTAGCAAACAGAGGCGCAGGAAGCGTAAGCTTTATTGATGCCACTTCCAACCAGGTGAGTACTCTTGCAATCGCAGGTTCTGAGCCAATGTATGTAGTGTACGTTCCTACTAAAGACAAAATATTTGTTGGAGACAGAGCGGGAAAAAAAGTCCATATTATAAACCCACAAACCAAAGCTGTTGAAAGTTCTATAACAGTTGGTAACGGTGTTTTTCATATGTGGGCAGATGGTATGGGAAAACAATTATGGGTAAGTAACGATATAGACAATACTATTTCGGTGGTTGATCTCAATACAAATACTGTCGTTAAGACAATTAATGTTGGGATGAAACCACATGATGTATTCTTAAGCAAAGATGCAACAAAAGCATACGTTTCTGTTTTTAATGCGGATGCGGCAATGCCTGACAAAGTGTATATGTATTCTACTTCAGATTATTCTAAAACTGGCGAAGCAAACGTTGGAAAAGATCCACATTTGTATCATTTACCCAATACTAACAAATTGTTTGTTGCTTGTCAGTCAGGTCAAGTATATGCTTTGAACGGCAGTAATCTGAGTGTGATTTCTAATAATGCTTTCACTGGTGCGCACGGAATATTTCCTTCACCAGACCAAAACACTGTTTTTGTCACCAATATTACCGGACAGCAATTGTACTCTATAAATGCAGCCACAGGAATGCAAAACGGAATGTCTTTAATGGCTTTGAGTACCACACCTCATAATATTGTAGTGAATGAAGACGGAAACAAAATGTTTGTGACCCATTCCGGAGGTGCCGCAACCGCTGTATCAACTTATACAATTAACGGAACTTCTTTAACTGCAGGAACGACGATTACAGCCGGAACCAATCCTTTTGGTTTAGCTTATTATAAAAGAGAGGTCAAATAA
- a CDS encoding sigma-54-dependent transcriptional regulator produces MNTILIIDDEAKIRSLLSRIISLEGFEVFEAGNLKSGLKKLETSEIDIVICDVKLPDGNGVEFSRTVKEKFATVEIILLTAFGNIPDGVLAIKNGAFDYITKGDDNTRILPLIYKAAEKVALNKRVLHLEKQLNRKQSFDSIIGESSMIISTINSARKVAATDATVLLTGETGTGKEVFAQAIHHASKRNKNNFIAINCSAFGKDLLENELFGHKAGAFTGALKDSKGIFEEANQGTVFLDEIGEMPLDLQAKLLRVLESGEFLKVGDSKPTKTDVRIIAATNRDLEAEIEKGSFREDLYYRINIFQIKLPSLRERIADIELLVKFFLKSFSLKTGKNISSVSPDYLKALKNHPWKGNIRELRNVIERSVILTDSPEIGIESLPIDISVYSSDKDSPQTKIMSAFSMASAEKMQIQKVLNHTKGNKAEAARLLEIGIATLYRKVEEYKIS; encoded by the coding sequence TTGAATACTATTTTAATTATCGACGATGAAGCCAAAATAAGATCGCTTCTGTCACGCATCATCAGTCTTGAAGGGTTTGAAGTTTTCGAAGCCGGTAATCTGAAAAGTGGCTTAAAAAAACTCGAAACTTCAGAAATTGATATTGTGATTTGCGATGTTAAACTTCCCGATGGAAATGGAGTAGAGTTTTCCCGAACGGTTAAAGAGAAGTTTGCTACCGTTGAAATTATTCTTTTAACAGCATTTGGAAACATTCCTGACGGTGTTCTTGCTATCAAAAATGGTGCTTTCGATTATATTACAAAAGGCGATGACAATACCCGAATTCTCCCGTTAATTTATAAGGCAGCCGAAAAGGTAGCACTCAATAAGAGAGTATTGCATCTTGAAAAACAACTCAATAGAAAACAATCTTTTGACAGTATTATCGGTGAATCATCAATGATCATTTCGACTATTAATTCGGCTCGAAAAGTAGCGGCAACAGATGCAACGGTGCTTTTAACTGGTGAAACCGGAACCGGTAAAGAAGTTTTTGCTCAGGCAATTCATCATGCAAGCAAGAGAAATAAAAATAATTTTATTGCCATCAACTGTTCTGCTTTTGGAAAAGATTTGTTGGAAAACGAATTATTTGGTCACAAAGCAGGTGCTTTTACAGGCGCTTTGAAAGACAGTAAAGGTATTTTTGAGGAAGCCAATCAGGGAACTGTTTTTCTGGATGAAATAGGTGAAATGCCATTAGATTTGCAGGCAAAGTTACTGCGTGTTTTAGAATCCGGAGAGTTTCTGAAAGTAGGAGACAGCAAACCTACAAAAACCGATGTAAGAATTATTGCAGCAACCAACAGAGATTTGGAAGCTGAAATCGAAAAAGGAAGTTTCCGTGAAGATTTATATTACAGAATCAATATTTTTCAAATAAAGCTTCCTTCATTGCGGGAAAGAATTGCTGATATTGAATTATTGGTTAAATTTTTTCTGAAAAGCTTTTCACTTAAAACAGGGAAAAATATTAGTTCGGTATCACCAGATTATTTAAAAGCATTAAAAAACCATCCGTGGAAAGGAAATATTCGTGAGCTTCGAAACGTTATTGAACGAAGTGTTATTCTTACAGATTCTCCTGAGATAGGAATAGAAAGTCTTCCAATAGATATTTCAGTATACAGCAGTGATAAAGATTCTCCACAGACAAAAATAATGTCTGCGTTTTCTATGGCAAGTGCCGAAAAAATGCAGATACAGAAAGTTCTCAATCATACCAAAGGTAATAAAGCCGAAGCAGCACGATTACTGGAAATTGGTATTGCAACCTTGTACAGAAAAGTAGAAGAATACAAAATTTCGTAA
- a CDS encoding DUF7674 family protein, with translation MNHTDAVREIIKLIPESQEEFKDSYKTKTPFMVISVFTKQIKKLIKDHDQKILMKSIIKMNLLYSKGDQALKNAIENIFVYSLDSLTFCCEPSYKDLIFAKMSPTLQNNYLRQVYKSGI, from the coding sequence ATGAATCATACAGATGCCGTAAGAGAAATCATAAAATTGATTCCTGAATCTCAGGAAGAGTTTAAAGATTCTTACAAAACAAAAACACCGTTTATGGTGATCAGTGTTTTCACCAAGCAAATCAAAAAACTAATAAAAGATCATGATCAGAAAATTCTGATGAAATCGATCATCAAGATGAATCTGCTTTACAGCAAAGGAGATCAGGCATTAAAAAACGCTATTGAAAACATTTTTGTTTACTCTTTAGACAGTCTTACGTTTTGCTGCGAACCATCATACAAAGACTTGATTTTTGCAAAAATGTCACCGACTCTACAAAACAATTATCTACGTCAGGTTTATAAATCAGGAATTTAA
- a CDS encoding DUF7674 family protein, whose translation MLNKINRFTAVEYLKVFFPAVRKEIVTLSEQNNFPGLVQVAVDDIKVLTEKSNVQKINISIKRMYWIYKNGNSYIRYIIENLFVRSFGNLRKNLKPQQWKFLYQEIPKDFRNVYSEQTKKDQNLKF comes from the coding sequence ATGTTGAATAAAATAAACAGATTTACCGCTGTAGAATATCTGAAAGTATTTTTTCCGGCGGTTCGAAAAGAGATTGTAACGCTTTCTGAGCAAAACAATTTTCCGGGATTAGTGCAGGTTGCAGTAGATGATATTAAAGTTCTTACAGAAAAATCAAACGTACAGAAGATTAATATTTCAATCAAAAGAATGTACTGGATTTACAAAAACGGAAATTCCTACATCAGATACATTATAGAAAATCTTTTTGTACGCTCATTCGGAAATCTGAGAAAAAATCTGAAACCTCAACAATGGAAATTTCTCTATCAGGAAATTCCAAAAGATTTTAGAAATGTGTACAGCGAACAAACAAAAAAAGATCAAAACTTAAAATTTTAA
- the kdpB gene encoding potassium-transporting ATPase subunit KdpB, giving the protein MTQNKSLFQKELVQEALKQSFVKLNPKLMFKNPVMFLVWLGTLVMFFVSIWTLTGEKSQGSFAYNFTVFIILLLTVLFGNFAEAIAEARGKAQADSLRKTREETPAKLQNGQTVSSSKLQKGDVFVCEAGDIIPSDGEIIEGLATIDESAITGESAPVIREAGGDKSSVTGGTKVLSDKIVVQVTTQPGESFLDKMIALVEGASRQKTPNEIALTILLAGFTLVFIIVCVTLKPFADYSNVTITIASFISLFVCLIPTTIGGLLSAIGIAGMDRALRANVITKSGRAVETAGDIDVLLLDKTGTITIGNRKATSFYPAHQIDEKQLIKAAVLSSMADETPEGKSIIELAGINPLSYEINNPQFIKFTAETRSSGIDFDETRIRKGATDAIRKISEAAGNTFPQEIDLKVKEISQNGGTPLVVSENEKVLGVIELQDIIKPGISERFDRLRKMGIKTVMVTGDNPLTAKFIAEKAGVDDFIAEAKPEDKMNYIKKEQTEGRLVAMMGDGTNDAPALAQADVGVAMNSGTQAAKEAGNMVDLDNDPTKLIEVVEIGKQLLMTRGTLTTFSIANDVAKYFAIIPALFITAIPALQGLNIMNLHSPESAILSAVIFNAIIIPILIPLALKGVAYKPIGASALLRRNLFIFGLGGVVIPFIGIKIIDLIISLFF; this is encoded by the coding sequence ATGACTCAAAATAAATCTTTGTTTCAAAAAGAATTGGTTCAGGAAGCACTGAAACAGTCTTTTGTGAAGCTGAATCCTAAACTGATGTTTAAAAATCCTGTCATGTTTCTTGTATGGCTGGGTACATTGGTGATGTTTTTCGTAAGTATCTGGACTTTGACAGGAGAAAAATCTCAGGGAAGTTTTGCCTACAATTTTACGGTTTTTATCATTCTTTTATTGACCGTTCTGTTTGGAAACTTTGCCGAAGCAATTGCCGAAGCGAGAGGAAAAGCTCAGGCAGACAGCCTTCGTAAAACCAGAGAAGAAACTCCTGCAAAACTACAGAATGGACAAACCGTTTCTTCATCTAAATTACAAAAAGGAGATGTTTTTGTTTGTGAAGCCGGAGACATTATTCCATCAGACGGAGAAATCATTGAAGGTCTTGCTACAATTGATGAAAGTGCAATTACCGGAGAATCTGCTCCCGTAATCCGTGAAGCGGGTGGTGATAAAAGTTCTGTAACTGGAGGTACAAAAGTTTTGTCCGACAAAATTGTTGTACAGGTAACTACACAACCGGGAGAAAGCTTTTTAGATAAAATGATTGCTTTGGTAGAAGGTGCTTCCAGACAAAAAACTCCAAACGAAATTGCATTGACCATTTTACTGGCAGGTTTTACATTGGTGTTTATCATTGTTTGCGTAACGTTAAAACCGTTTGCCGATTATTCTAATGTAACAATTACAATTGCATCATTTATTTCTCTATTTGTATGTCTTATTCCAACAACTATTGGCGGATTATTATCTGCGATTGGTATTGCCGGAATGGACAGAGCATTGAGAGCAAACGTGATTACAAAAAGTGGTAGAGCAGTAGAAACAGCCGGAGATATCGATGTTTTACTTTTAGATAAAACCGGTACAATTACTATAGGAAATCGTAAAGCAACAAGTTTTTATCCGGCTCATCAGATTGATGAAAAGCAATTGATAAAAGCAGCTGTTTTAAGTTCAATGGCAGATGAAACTCCTGAAGGAAAATCGATTATTGAATTGGCAGGAATTAATCCTTTAAGCTATGAAATAAATAACCCTCAATTTATCAAATTTACGGCAGAAACCAGAAGCTCAGGAATTGATTTTGATGAAACCCGCATTAGAAAAGGAGCAACAGATGCTATCAGAAAAATATCTGAAGCAGCTGGAAACACTTTCCCACAAGAAATAGATTTAAAGGTTAAAGAAATTTCTCAAAATGGTGGAACGCCATTGGTGGTTTCAGAAAATGAAAAAGTTTTGGGAGTTATTGAACTTCAGGATATCATTAAACCCGGGATCAGCGAACGTTTTGATCGTCTAAGAAAAATGGGTATTAAAACCGTAATGGTTACCGGAGATAACCCGCTTACCGCAAAATTTATTGCAGAAAAAGCAGGAGTAGATGATTTTATCGCCGAAGCAAAACCTGAAGATAAGATGAATTACATCAAAAAAGAACAAACTGAAGGTCGTTTAGTTGCGATGATGGGAGACGGTACCAATGATGCTCCTGCTTTAGCTCAGGCAGATGTGGGTGTTGCAATGAACAGCGGAACTCAGGCCGCAAAAGAAGCCGGAAATATGGTTGATCTTGATAACGATCCTACAAAATTAATTGAAGTTGTAGAAATTGGTAAACAATTACTGATGACGAGAGGAACATTAACGACATTCAGTATTGCCAATGACGTTGCCAAATATTTTGCGATTATTCCCGCATTATTTATTACCGCAATTCCTGCGTTACAAGGTTTAAATATTATGAATCTTCACAGCCCGGAAAGTGCAATTTTATCTGCGGTAATCTTCAACGCGATCATCATTCCGATATTGATCCCATTGGCTTTGAAAGGGGTTGCTTATAAACCAATCGGTGCATCGGCTTTGTTAAGACGTAATCTATTCATCTTCGGATTGGGTGGTGTGGTAATTCCATTTATCGGTATTAAAATTATAGACCTCATCATTTCCTTATTTTTCTAA
- a CDS encoding sensor protein KdpD, whose amino-acid sequence MNESRKSAEEFLQLINSSKRGKLKIYIGMSAGVGKTYRMLQEAHVLLQNGIDVKIGYVETHNRKETHDLLEGLPIIPRRKLFYKGKELDELDVPAIIVLRPEIVIIDELAHTNIEGSKNKKRWQDVFEILDAGINVISAVNIQHLESLNDEVKTVTGIEVTERIPDTVLASADEVVNIDLTADELITRLKEGKIYDKSKISSALDNFFKNENILQLRELALKEVASQVTRKVETEIITGKTLRKEKFLACISSNETTAKNVIRKTARLASYYNSQWFLLYVQVPRESADRIALNKQRHLINNFKLATELGAEIIKIQSKNIAMTIMEQCEERKITTVCIGKPHLDIWRIILATDTFNSLLKRLSKQNVDLVILS is encoded by the coding sequence ATGAATGAATCAAGAAAATCAGCGGAAGAGTTTCTGCAGTTAATTAACAGTTCAAAACGTGGTAAACTGAAAATTTACATCGGAATGAGTGCAGGTGTGGGAAAAACCTACAGAATGCTGCAGGAAGCGCATGTGCTTCTTCAAAACGGGATTGATGTAAAAATTGGCTATGTAGAAACGCACAATCGTAAAGAAACCCACGATTTGTTGGAAGGTCTTCCGATTATTCCCAGAAGAAAATTATTTTACAAAGGAAAAGAGCTCGATGAGCTCGATGTTCCGGCGATTATCGTGTTGCGTCCTGAGATTGTTATTATCGACGAACTGGCTCACACCAATATTGAAGGAAGCAAAAACAAAAAAAGATGGCAGGATGTTTTTGAGATTTTAGACGCAGGAATTAACGTTATCAGCGCTGTAAATATCCAACATTTAGAAAGTCTAAACGATGAGGTGAAAACTGTGACGGGAATTGAAGTTACCGAAAGAATTCCTGATACCGTTTTGGCTTCTGCGGATGAGGTTGTGAATATCGATCTTACAGCCGATGAATTGATTACCAGATTAAAAGAAGGAAAAATTTACGATAAAAGTAAAATTTCTTCAGCATTAGATAATTTTTTTAAAAATGAAAATATTCTTCAGCTTCGTGAGTTGGCGTTAAAAGAAGTTGCATCGCAGGTAACCAGAAAAGTAGAGACCGAAATTATAACCGGAAAAACTTTAAGGAAAGAAAAATTCCTTGCATGCATCAGTTCAAACGAAACGACGGCTAAAAATGTGATCAGAAAAACAGCGAGACTGGCAAGTTATTACAACAGTCAGTGGTTTTTACTGTATGTGCAGGTTCCTCGTGAATCGGCAGATAGAATTGCCCTTAACAAGCAAAGACATTTGATTAATAATTTTAAACTGGCTACCGAATTAGGCGCAGAGATCATAAAAATTCAAAGTAAAAATATTGCAATGACGATTATGGAGCAGTGCGAAGAACGTAAAATTACAACCGTATGCATCGGCAAGCCCCATTTGGATATCTGGAGAATTATTTTGGCTACAGATACTTTTAATTCCTTACTCAAAAGACTTTCAAAACAGAACGTAGATTTAGTAATTTTGTCGTAA
- a CDS encoding potassium-transporting ATPase subunit F yields MTILFLISIAIFIYVCYVLVKPEKF; encoded by the coding sequence ATGACCATTCTATTTCTTATTTCAATAGCCATATTTATTTATGTCTGCTATGTGCTTGTAAAACCAGAAAAATTTTAA
- the kdpA gene encoding potassium-transporting ATPase subunit KdpA, with protein sequence MNTEILGVVAMFLITLLLAIPFGKYISKVYTGEKTFLDPVFKPVERFFYKISGIDPDHEMNWKQHLVALLTINFLWFFMSMLILMNMSWLPLNPDANPDMSPDLAFNTTISFLVNCNLQHYSGETGMSYLGQIWLMFLQFVSAATGMAASIVIFKAFRERSTTKLGNFYDYLLRSTTRILLPLSFLMGAIMVFQGMPMTFSGKDKMITLEGKNVEVSTGPVAAFVPIKHVGTNGGGFFGANGAHPLENPNYFTNMVEMFAQFIIPMAMVFAFGHFIRRKKFGYMIFGVMTVGFLLLAVPTVIMEMNGNPAISQMGIDQSLGAMEGKEIRFGSAASGFWSIVTTVISTGSINSMHDSAMPLSGMTQMLAMMVNAFYGGDGAGILNIFIYIILAVFISGLMVGRTPEFMGKKIEAREMKIAMIVALFHPFLILVGTAIATYFPEVGTSTLNNPGFHGFSEVLYEYTSSAANNGSGFEGLGDNNPFWNISTGIVLLLGRFLPIIGPVAIAGLLAQKKYIPEGEGTLKTDTSTFGLMTFAVIAIIAALSFFPALALGPIAEYFSMK encoded by the coding sequence ATGAACACTGAAATCTTAGGCGTTGTAGCGATGTTTTTAATAACATTACTATTAGCGATACCTTTTGGAAAGTATATTTCAAAAGTCTACACAGGAGAAAAAACCTTTCTTGATCCTGTTTTCAAACCCGTAGAAAGGTTTTTCTACAAAATATCAGGAATTGATCCTGATCATGAAATGAACTGGAAGCAACATTTAGTAGCACTTTTAACCATTAATTTTCTATGGTTTTTTATGAGCATGCTGATCTTGATGAATATGAGTTGGCTTCCGCTCAATCCAGATGCAAATCCTGATATGTCACCGGATCTAGCCTTCAATACAACCATTTCTTTCTTAGTCAATTGTAATTTGCAGCATTATTCTGGAGAAACCGGAATGAGTTATTTAGGACAGATCTGGTTGATGTTTCTTCAATTTGTTTCCGCAGCAACAGGAATGGCGGCCTCAATAGTTATTTTTAAAGCTTTCAGAGAAAGATCCACTACAAAGCTTGGAAATTTTTACGATTATTTACTTAGATCTACGACAAGAATTTTATTACCCCTTTCATTTTTAATGGGAGCAATAATGGTATTTCAGGGAATGCCGATGACCTTTAGCGGAAAAGATAAAATGATCACGCTAGAAGGTAAAAATGTAGAGGTTTCTACAGGACCGGTTGCAGCATTTGTTCCTATAAAACACGTCGGAACCAATGGTGGAGGTTTTTTTGGAGCCAACGGAGCACATCCTTTAGAAAACCCAAACTACTTTACCAATATGGTTGAAATGTTTGCCCAATTTATCATTCCGATGGCGATGGTTTTTGCATTTGGACATTTTATCCGCAGAAAGAAATTCGGATATATGATCTTTGGAGTCATGACGGTTGGTTTTCTTTTGTTGGCTGTACCAACTGTTATTATGGAAATGAATGGTAATCCTGCGATCAGTCAGATGGGAATTGATCAGTCATTAGGCGCAATGGAAGGGAAAGAAATTCGTTTCGGATCGGCTGCTTCAGGTTTTTGGAGTATTGTAACTACGGTTATTTCTACAGGATCTATCAATTCAATGCATGACAGCGCAATGCCACTTTCCGGAATGACTCAAATGCTTGCAATGATGGTCAACGCTTTCTATGGCGGCGACGGAGCAGGTATTCTGAATATCTTCATCTACATTATTCTTGCAGTTTTCATCAGCGGATTGATGGTAGGTCGTACTCCTGAATTCATGGGTAAAAAAATTGAAGCCCGTGAAATGAAAATTGCGATGATTGTAGCATTATTTCATCCGTTTCTTATTCTTGTTGGAACTGCGATCGCGACTTATTTTCCGGAAGTCGGAACTTCTACACTCAACAATCCAGGATTCCATGGTTTCAGTGAAGTATTGTATGAATATACATCTTCTGCTGCCAACAACGGAAGTGGTTTTGAAGGTTTAGGTGATAATAACCCTTTCTGGAATATTTCTACAGGAATTGTCTTGTTGTTGGGTCGTTTCTTACCGATTATTGGCCCTGTAGCAATTGCAGGATTATTGGCTCAGAAAAAATATATTCCGGAAGGTGAAGGAACTTTAAAAACAGATACTTCAACATTTGGACTTATGACTTTTGCCGTGATTGCCATTATTGCAGCCCTGTCTTTCTTCCCGGCATTGGCTTTAGGACCGATTGCAGAATATTTTTCAATGAAATAA
- a CDS encoding porin → MKKILFVLLAVCGITASAQNDSINKTFTIGGYAEVYYTVDFNNPKNNSRPGFVYSHNRNNEVNVNLAYIKTAYNTENVRANLALAVGTYMNANYAAEQGVMKNIYEANAGLKISKKHNLWIDTGIFPSHLGFESAVGKDNWTLTRSLFADNSPYFETGAKISYTSESGRWFVSGLVLNGWQRIQRVDGNSTPAFGHQLVFKPNEKLTINSSSFIGNDKPDSIRQMRYFHNLYAVYQINKKFGLTAGFDIGAEQKTKESDQYNVWYTPVLIAKYNATDKLSFTARGEYYQDEKGVIISTGTENGFKTFGYSFNADYQIFPNLVWRTEIRNLSSKDAIFMNRTDEFNKNSLTATTALAISF, encoded by the coding sequence ATGAAAAAAATACTTTTTGTTTTGTTAGCTGTATGCGGAATCACTGCATCTGCTCAAAACGATTCAATCAATAAAACATTTACAATAGGTGGATACGCTGAAGTTTATTATACAGTAGATTTTAATAATCCTAAAAACAATAGTCGACCAGGATTTGTGTATAGCCACAATAGAAATAACGAAGTGAACGTGAATTTAGCCTATATAAAAACTGCCTACAACACAGAAAATGTACGAGCTAATTTGGCTCTCGCTGTGGGAACTTATATGAATGCTAATTATGCAGCCGAACAAGGCGTGATGAAAAATATTTATGAAGCAAATGCAGGTTTGAAAATCTCCAAAAAACATAATCTGTGGATCGATACCGGAATTTTCCCATCGCATTTAGGTTTTGAAAGTGCGGTAGGAAAAGATAACTGGACGCTTACCCGAAGTCTTTTTGCTGACAATTCTCCTTATTTCGAAACGGGAGCAAAAATTTCTTATACTTCTGAAAGTGGGAGATGGTTTGTAAGTGGTTTAGTACTCAACGGTTGGCAAAGAATTCAGAGAGTTGACGGAAATTCTACGCCTGCATTCGGTCATCAGTTGGTATTTAAACCAAACGAAAAATTGACAATTAACAGCAGTTCTTTCATAGGAAATGATAAACCCGATAGTATTCGCCAAATGCGATATTTTCACAATCTTTATGCGGTATATCAAATCAATAAAAAGTTTGGGCTTACTGCAGGCTTTGACATCGGAGCCGAACAAAAAACAAAAGAAAGCGACCAGTATAATGTTTGGTACACACCAGTTTTAATTGCAAAATACAATGCTACAGATAAATTGAGTTTTACAGCAAGAGGAGAATATTATCAGGACGAAAAAGGAGTGATCATTTCTACAGGTACAGAAAATGGTTTTAAAACTTTCGGATATTCTTTCAATGCAGACTATCAGATTTTCCCCAATCTTGTCTGGCGAACAGAAATTAGAAATTTAAGCAGTAAAGATGCTATCTTTATGAACAGAACAGATGAGTTTAATAAAAATAGTTTAACGGCAACAACAGCTTTGGCAATTTCATTTTAA